A window of Edaphobacter lichenicola contains these coding sequences:
- a CDS encoding zinc-ribbon domain containing protein yields the protein MEFLDRLLTCADCGGEFIFTAGEQLFFFDKQFKNDPKRCKPCKSKRSGVGLKAGTGPAAAGLSRTETRTECSECGVETTVPFKPTQGRPVLCRQCFQSKRAPTTGALVTAAETAGMVAGVPGEHVAASVELLAASRV from the coding sequence ATGGAATTTCTGGATCGGCTATTAACCTGCGCAGACTGCGGCGGCGAGTTCATCTTCACCGCCGGGGAACAACTTTTTTTCTTCGACAAACAATTCAAGAACGACCCAAAGCGCTGTAAGCCTTGCAAGTCCAAACGATCCGGGGTGGGGCTGAAGGCGGGCACGGGGCCGGCGGCGGCGGGCCTGTCGCGAACCGAGACGCGTACGGAGTGCTCGGAGTGCGGGGTGGAGACTACTGTGCCGTTCAAGCCGACACAGGGGCGCCCGGTGCTTTGCCGGCAGTGCTTCCAGAGCAAGCGTGCTCCTACGACGGGGGCGCTGGTGACTGCGGCCGAGACAGCGGGGATGGTTGCCGGTGTCCCTGGAGAGCATGTTGCGGCCAGCGTCGAGCTGCTGGCGGCTTCGCGGGTCTGA
- the rpsU gene encoding 30S ribosomal protein S21 — MAEVRVQEGEPLENALRRFKRKVQTEDIIKEVKRHSFYLKPGEKKRVKEALARKRNRKKVRKEQD; from the coding sequence TTGGCAGAGGTTCGAGTACAAGAAGGCGAGCCCCTTGAGAATGCCCTGCGGCGCTTTAAGCGCAAGGTGCAGACAGAAGACATTATCAAGGAAGTCAAGCGTCACTCTTTTTATCTGAAACCAGGTGAGAAGAAGCGTGTGAAAGAAGCGCTTGCACGTAAGCGCAATCGTAAGAAGGTCCGTAAGGAGCAGGATTAG
- a CDS encoding gamma carbonic anhydrase family protein — protein MIRTYQAHTPEIPASCYVDQSAQVIGDVTLGEQASVWMNAVVRGDVNSIRIGAKSNVQDCAVLHGMRHLYPVIVGELVTIGHNATVHGCVLENMVLVGIGATILNNARIGEGSIIAAGAVIPEHTVIPPNSLVAGVPGKVRRTLGDADRTLILKYAQNYLDYTAIYLAEAAGA, from the coding sequence ATGATTCGCACTTATCAGGCACACACACCGGAAATTCCTGCCAGTTGCTACGTCGACCAGTCGGCTCAAGTCATCGGTGACGTCACCCTCGGCGAACAAGCCAGTGTCTGGATGAACGCCGTCGTCCGGGGCGACGTGAATTCGATCCGCATCGGCGCAAAAAGCAACGTACAGGACTGCGCCGTCCTTCACGGCATGCGCCATCTCTACCCCGTAATCGTAGGCGAGCTCGTGACCATCGGCCACAACGCAACCGTGCACGGATGCGTGCTCGAAAATATGGTCCTGGTCGGCATCGGCGCGACCATCCTCAACAACGCCAGGATTGGCGAGGGATCGATCATAGCCGCGGGAGCGGTAATTCCTGAGCACACCGTGATTCCACCCAACTCTCTCGTTGCTGGAGTTCCAGGCAAGGTGCGGCGAACCCTCGGCGATGCGGATCGGACGCTGATCCTCAAGTACGCACAGAACTACCTCGACTACACCGCGATCTATCTGGCCGAAGCAGCCGGCGCGTAA
- the hisS gene encoding histidine--tRNA ligase has product MATLKAVRGTRDLLPPETALWNYVEATARAVFARYGFGEIRTPIFEDTTLFARGVGEETDIVSKEMYTWEDRARADSDSAQSLTLRPENTAGVVRAYIEHKLADTGMLQKLFYIGPQFRRERPQRGRYRQFWQIGAEVLGPAWSGADSPLRDAEVLEMLSTFLNELGVKGWKLEVNSVGSSTDRPRYIAALREALAPVKDQMSADNQRRAETNPLRVLDSKDAGDQEIINSLPKIADFLDEASKEHFAQVLAALDACGVAYTVNPRLVRGLDYYTRTTFEFTVPDGSGLGTQNALLGGGRYDGLSEMLGGPKAPGIGFAIGEDRLILTLQAQESAAVALKLDAFIAPMGIAQNAAALALAQELRRAGLAVEIGDGSFRLKKSFEAADKLARRMVIVGEDEVSSGILTVKDFSAGEQTKVPRAQLAGFLRA; this is encoded by the coding sequence ATGGCTACTTTGAAGGCAGTACGCGGGACTCGGGACTTGTTGCCTCCCGAGACGGCGCTTTGGAACTATGTGGAGGCTACGGCGAGAGCCGTCTTTGCACGCTACGGATTTGGGGAGATTCGCACGCCGATCTTCGAGGATACGACACTCTTCGCCCGCGGCGTAGGCGAGGAGACCGACATCGTCTCCAAGGAGATGTACACCTGGGAGGATCGCGCGCGAGCCGATAGCGACAGCGCGCAGAGCCTAACCCTCCGTCCCGAAAACACCGCCGGCGTCGTTCGTGCCTACATCGAGCACAAGCTCGCAGACACGGGAATGCTACAGAAGCTCTTCTACATCGGCCCGCAGTTCCGGCGCGAGCGGCCCCAGCGTGGACGCTATCGCCAGTTCTGGCAGATCGGCGCAGAGGTCCTCGGACCAGCGTGGTCAGGCGCGGACAGCCCCCTGCGCGATGCAGAAGTTCTCGAGATGCTCTCCACCTTCCTCAACGAACTCGGCGTGAAGGGCTGGAAGCTCGAAGTGAACTCGGTGGGTTCCTCGACCGACCGGCCCAGGTACATCGCTGCCCTGCGTGAGGCGTTGGCTCCCGTGAAGGATCAAATGAGCGCAGACAATCAGCGCAGAGCAGAGACGAACCCGCTACGTGTGCTGGACTCGAAGGATGCTGGCGATCAGGAGATTATCAACAGCCTGCCCAAGATCGCGGACTTCCTCGATGAAGCCAGCAAAGAGCACTTCGCGCAGGTGCTTGCCGCACTCGATGCCTGTGGCGTCGCCTATACCGTGAATCCACGTCTGGTTCGCGGCCTCGACTACTACACGCGAACCACCTTCGAGTTCACCGTTCCCGACGGAAGCGGACTCGGAACGCAGAACGCTCTGCTGGGAGGCGGTCGCTACGACGGACTCTCCGAGATGCTCGGCGGCCCGAAGGCTCCCGGAATCGGCTTCGCGATCGGAGAAGATCGATTGATCCTGACGCTTCAAGCCCAGGAGTCAGCTGCAGTTGCACTGAAGCTCGATGCCTTCATCGCTCCGATGGGAATCGCACAGAATGCAGCCGCACTAGCCTTGGCGCAGGAGCTTCGCCGAGCAGGACTCGCGGTTGAAATTGGAGACGGAAGCTTCCGGCTGAAGAAGTCCTTCGAAGCCGCCGACAAGCTAGCCCGGCGAATGGTGATCGTCGGCGAAGATGAGGTTTCGTCGGGTATCCTGACGGTTAAAGACTTTAGCGCCGGAGAGCAGACAAAGGTGCCTCGAGCTCAACTTGCGGGTTTTCTTCGCGCTTAG
- the aspS gene encoding aspartate--tRNA ligase — protein MLDFLGTLQRTHMCGELRIEQDGQEIVLMGWVNRRRDHGNLIFLDVRDRSGITQVVLDKEVSSEAHAKAEAARSEYVVAVKGKVRRRGAGLENPNMPTGAIEIVASELLLLNEAKTPPFSPAEEAIANEEVRLKYRYLDLRRSEMQHNFELRSKVAMAIRNYLVEQGFLEIETPFMTRSTPEGARDYLVPSRVHAGSFYALPQSPQIFKQILMISGFDKYFQIARCFRDEDLRADRQPEFTQIDLEMSFPQQEKVFRVVEGFLTAAFKTASISLTTPFVQMTYDDAIRNYGIDKPDMRLPAMVSLTDVLTPEVRESLKIEKDLPVLGFCIPKAGTLSGTQKRALVEEIRATFGDSGLDFLDVTRLKTNEAFAPLATAIEAKLSDEQTRVKAAAKQTDAADLVIVITPKLGTPAKWNHDPQWIYKRVGALRLQLAAKFADKHKLFEKTGTEADYKFLWVTDFPMYEWDEETKVWNAAHHPFTSPHEEDIKAGRLTNDKGAVRALAYDIVLNGTELGSGSIRIHRQDVQAEIFRSLGMSDAEAKERFGFFLDALEYGTPPHGGIALGLDRIVMILAGATSLREVIAFPKTAKAIDLMVDAPTPVSDQQMRELHLKTVTRS, from the coding sequence ATGTTGGACTTTTTAGGCACTCTGCAACGCACTCACATGTGCGGCGAACTTCGTATCGAACAGGACGGTCAGGAGATCGTCCTCATGGGTTGGGTCAACCGTCGCCGCGACCACGGCAACCTCATCTTTCTCGATGTGCGCGACCGCAGCGGCATCACCCAGGTTGTCCTCGATAAAGAGGTCTCCAGCGAGGCGCACGCCAAGGCCGAGGCCGCGCGATCCGAGTACGTCGTCGCGGTCAAGGGCAAGGTTCGCCGGCGCGGCGCGGGGCTCGAGAATCCCAACATGCCGACCGGCGCAATCGAGATCGTCGCCAGCGAGCTGCTACTGCTGAACGAAGCGAAGACTCCTCCGTTCTCGCCCGCCGAAGAGGCGATTGCCAACGAAGAGGTTCGGTTGAAGTATCGCTATCTTGACCTCCGTCGTTCGGAGATGCAGCATAACTTCGAGCTGCGCAGCAAGGTCGCGATGGCGATCCGCAACTACCTCGTCGAGCAGGGCTTTCTTGAGATCGAGACTCCCTTCATGACGCGGTCCACTCCCGAAGGCGCACGCGACTACCTGGTGCCCAGCCGCGTTCACGCCGGCAGCTTCTATGCGCTGCCGCAGTCCCCGCAGATCTTCAAGCAGATCCTGATGATCTCCGGCTTCGACAAGTACTTCCAGATCGCGCGCTGCTTCCGCGACGAAGATCTACGCGCCGACCGCCAGCCAGAGTTCACCCAGATCGACCTCGAGATGAGCTTTCCCCAGCAGGAGAAGGTCTTTCGCGTGGTCGAAGGGTTTCTCACCGCCGCGTTCAAGACAGCCTCGATCTCGTTGACGACGCCCTTCGTGCAGATGACCTACGACGACGCGATTCGCAACTACGGTATCGACAAGCCGGACATGCGACTGCCTGCGATGGTCTCGCTGACCGACGTACTCACGCCGGAGGTGCGCGAGTCGCTGAAGATCGAAAAGGATCTGCCAGTGCTCGGGTTCTGCATTCCCAAGGCGGGCACTCTCAGCGGAACGCAGAAGCGTGCGCTGGTGGAGGAGATCCGCGCAACGTTCGGCGACAGCGGTCTCGACTTTCTAGATGTAACGCGGTTGAAGACGAACGAGGCATTCGCTCCGCTGGCTACGGCGATAGAAGCGAAGCTCTCAGACGAGCAGACTCGCGTTAAGGCAGCCGCGAAGCAGACAGACGCTGCCGACCTGGTCATCGTGATCACCCCAAAACTCGGTACGCCTGCAAAGTGGAACCACGATCCGCAGTGGATCTACAAGCGGGTGGGTGCGCTACGACTGCAGCTTGCGGCCAAGTTCGCAGACAAGCACAAGCTCTTCGAAAAGACCGGCACCGAAGCCGACTACAAGTTTCTCTGGGTCACCGACTTCCCCATGTACGAGTGGGATGAGGAGACCAAGGTCTGGAACGCAGCACATCACCCCTTCACCTCTCCTCATGAAGAGGACATCAAGGCCGGCCGTCTGACCAACGACAAGGGCGCTGTACGAGCGCTCGCCTACGACATCGTCCTGAACGGCACCGAGCTCGGTTCAGGTTCAATCCGTATTCACCGGCAGGATGTCCAGGCAGAGATCTTCCGCTCTCTCGGCATGTCGGACGCCGAGGCGAAGGAGCGCTTCGGCTTCTTCCTCGATGCACTTGAGTACGGCACACCCCCACACGGCGGCATCGCGCTCGGCCTCGACCGCATCGTGATGATCCTCGCCGGCGCAACCAGCCTGCGCGAGGTCATTGCGTTCCCCAAAACGGCCAAGGCGATCGACCTGATGGTGGATGCGCCTACGCCGGTCAGCGATCAGCAGATGCGCGAGCTACACCTGAAGACGGTGACTCGAAGTTAG
- the glgC gene encoding glucose-1-phosphate adenylyltransferase, which yields MMRDTLGVLLAGGAGERLFPLTRDRAKPAVPFAGQYRIIDITLSNCINSDLRHVYILTQYKALSLNRHIREGWGTVVANELGEFIEILPPMQRVSKSWYQGTADAVYQNIYSIGSEEPKYVLILSGDHIYKMNYALMMQQHADSGADVTIATLPIKPEEVPSFGVVEVARNGEVTGFEEKPKETKLRSPFNPDMVDASMGIYIFNTDVLIPELIKDAEDPDSKHDFGHNILPNILGRVKMRAYNFVDENKQKALYWRDVGTLEAYYEANMDVAGVTPTFNLYDKSWPMRTRPYQYPPAKFVFGEPGRTGMAINSIVAAGTIVSGAVVRNSVVSQDVRVNSYADVDSSIVFSHVNIGRHCRIRHAIIDRDVHIPDGTVIGYDPNEDKKNYFVSQSGLTVVTRDYSVYENPVSPEFLNRDTPGKPVNVGPE from the coding sequence ATTATGAGAGATACCCTTGGTGTTCTACTCGCTGGTGGCGCAGGCGAACGGCTCTTTCCCCTCACCCGCGATCGCGCAAAGCCCGCCGTCCCCTTCGCCGGCCAGTACCGCATCATCGACATCACCCTCTCCAACTGCATCAACTCCGACCTTCGCCACGTCTACATCCTCACCCAGTACAAGGCGCTCTCCCTCAACCGCCACATCCGCGAGGGGTGGGGCACCGTCGTAGCCAACGAGCTAGGCGAGTTCATCGAGATCCTTCCCCCCATGCAGCGCGTCTCCAAGTCCTGGTACCAGGGCACCGCCGACGCCGTCTACCAGAACATCTACTCCATCGGCTCCGAAGAACCCAAATACGTCCTCATCCTCTCCGGCGACCACATCTACAAGATGAACTACGCCCTCATGATGCAGCAGCACGCCGACTCAGGCGCCGACGTCACCATCGCCACCCTCCCCATCAAGCCGGAAGAGGTGCCTTCCTTCGGTGTCGTCGAAGTAGCCCGCAACGGCGAGGTCACCGGCTTCGAGGAGAAGCCAAAAGAAACCAAGCTCCGCTCGCCCTTCAACCCAGACATGGTCGACGCCTCCATGGGCATCTACATCTTCAACACCGACGTGCTTATCCCCGAGCTCATCAAGGACGCCGAAGACCCCGACTCCAAGCATGACTTCGGCCACAACATCCTGCCCAACATCCTCGGCCGCGTCAAAATGCGCGCCTACAACTTCGTCGACGAGAACAAGCAGAAGGCTCTCTACTGGCGCGACGTCGGTACCCTCGAGGCCTACTACGAGGCCAACATGGACGTCGCCGGCGTCACCCCTACCTTCAACCTCTACGACAAATCCTGGCCCATGCGCACTCGCCCCTACCAGTACCCGCCCGCCAAGTTCGTCTTCGGCGAACCCGGCCGCACCGGCATGGCCATCAACTCCATCGTGGCCGCCGGCACTATCGTCTCGGGAGCAGTCGTGCGCAACTCCGTCGTCTCGCAGGACGTCCGCGTCAACTCCTACGCCGACGTCGATTCCTCGATCGTCTTCTCCCACGTCAACATCGGCCGCCACTGCCGCATCCGTCACGCCATCATCGACCGCGACGTCCACATTCCCGACGGCACGGTCATTGGCTACGACCCCAACGAGGACAAGAAGAACTACTTCGTCTCCCAGAGCGGCCTCACCGTTGTCACCCGCGACTACTCTGTCTACGAAAACCCTGTCTCTCCGGAGTTCCTCAACCGAGACACCCCAGGCAAGCCCGTAAACGTAGGACCAGAATAA
- a CDS encoding Sec-independent protein translocase subunit TatA/TatB produces MGELFTPTHLIVIAVVVLVLFGGKKLPELGKGLGEGLRGFKDGMKGVTDEVNKPTETTHAVTPKPEESVK; encoded by the coding sequence ATGGGCGAACTATTTACACCAACACATCTCATCGTCATCGCCGTAGTCGTCCTGGTCCTCTTCGGCGGCAAAAAACTGCCCGAGCTCGGCAAAGGTCTCGGCGAAGGACTCCGCGGCTTCAAGGACGGGATGAAGGGCGTCACCGACGAGGTCAACAAGCCGACCGAGACAACCCACGCCGTCACTCCCAAGCCTGAAGAATCTGTCAAATAA
- a CDS encoding polyphosphate kinase 2 family protein has translation MKIKSPYLIKPNAHIRLAKKSTSDTGSYKSEEAAAAVLAKHRTQLAALQDVFYASQTKALLIVLQGMDTAGKDGTISHIFSGINPQGCDVASFKVPTPLEARHDFLWRAHAQVPPRGMINIFNRSHYEDVLSPRVHKLITDKVMSRRLDDINEFESMLFDNDVLILKFYLHISHDEQTRRLQSRIDDKQKHWKLSEADLHERKFWPQYIEAYDRILSTTSPRHAPWFVIPADHKWYRNIAISAILVDALQSLKLKFPAPTLDASTIKL, from the coding sequence ATGAAGATCAAATCCCCCTACCTCATCAAGCCAAACGCGCACATCCGGCTCGCAAAAAAATCCACCTCAGACACCGGCAGTTACAAGTCCGAGGAAGCCGCCGCAGCAGTCCTGGCCAAGCACCGCACCCAGCTCGCAGCCCTGCAGGACGTCTTCTACGCCAGTCAGACCAAAGCCCTCCTCATCGTCCTCCAGGGCATGGACACCGCCGGCAAAGACGGCACCATCAGCCACATCTTCTCCGGCATCAACCCCCAGGGCTGCGACGTCGCCTCCTTCAAAGTCCCCACCCCGCTCGAAGCCCGCCACGACTTCCTCTGGCGAGCCCACGCCCAGGTCCCGCCCCGGGGCATGATCAACATCTTCAACCGCTCCCACTACGAAGACGTCCTCTCCCCGCGCGTCCACAAACTCATCACCGACAAAGTCATGAGCCGCCGTCTCGACGACATCAACGAGTTTGAGAGCATGCTCTTCGACAACGACGTCCTCATCTTGAAGTTCTACCTGCACATCTCGCACGACGAGCAGACCCGCCGCCTCCAGTCCCGCATCGACGACAAGCAGAAGCACTGGAAGCTCTCCGAGGCCGACCTCCACGAGCGCAAGTTCTGGCCCCAATATATCGAAGCTTACGACCGCATCCTCTCCACCACCAGCCCCAGACACGCCCCCTGGTTCGTCATCCCCGCCGACCACAAGTGGTACCGCAACATCGCCATCTCCGCCATCCTCGTAGACGCCCTGCAAAGCCTGAAATTAAAATTCCCCGCGCCAACCCTCGACGCCTCCACCATCAAGCTCTAA
- a CDS encoding DMT family transporter, whose amino-acid sequence MLVHGNALMALAAAVLWGGGDFAGGMGVKQAGGSMGAALRVILLSHCASLSLLVLAAWARGDAFPHGAALLWGLVAGVTAGVSLACFYIALSRGAMGASAALSGLLAAAIPAAFSAAWEGSPGMLQLAGFLVAGVSIWLIAAGENAEAKPADRSTVWLAVIGGVGFGIYFTALKVAAAKTGVIWPLATCRMGSLTVCALMLAGISLRSKKDEGQARVTRPVVMWAMATALLDTSGNLLYIAATRAGRLDVAAVLASLYPASTILLAAWTLRERPTRRQAWGMAVAAAAVVMVTL is encoded by the coding sequence ATGCTGGTGCATGGAAATGCGCTGATGGCGCTGGCTGCCGCAGTGCTGTGGGGCGGTGGGGATTTTGCAGGCGGCATGGGCGTGAAGCAGGCCGGTGGCTCGATGGGCGCTGCGCTGCGGGTGATTCTGCTGAGCCACTGTGCGAGCTTGAGCTTGCTGGTGCTGGCGGCGTGGGCACGGGGAGATGCGTTTCCGCATGGTGCGGCGCTGCTCTGGGGACTGGTGGCCGGGGTGACCGCAGGAGTCTCGCTGGCTTGCTTTTATATTGCGCTGTCGCGCGGGGCGATGGGGGCTTCGGCGGCGCTGAGCGGGTTGCTGGCGGCGGCGATTCCTGCGGCGTTTTCTGCGGCGTGGGAGGGGTCTCCCGGGATGCTGCAGCTGGCTGGTTTTTTGGTGGCGGGGGTTTCGATCTGGCTGATTGCGGCGGGGGAGAACGCTGAGGCAAAGCCTGCGGACCGGAGTACCGTCTGGCTGGCGGTGATCGGTGGGGTGGGGTTTGGGATTTATTTCACAGCGCTGAAGGTGGCGGCGGCGAAGACGGGTGTGATCTGGCCGCTGGCTACTTGCAGGATGGGGAGTTTGACGGTGTGCGCGCTGATGCTGGCGGGGATTTCGTTGCGCTCGAAGAAAGACGAGGGGCAGGCGCGGGTGACGCGGCCAGTGGTGATGTGGGCGATGGCTACGGCGCTGCTCGATACCTCGGGGAATCTGCTTTATATTGCGGCGACGCGAGCCGGGCGTCTGGATGTTGCTGCGGTGCTGGCTTCGCTCTATCCGGCTTCGACGATTCTGCTGGCGGCGTGGACGTTGAGGGAGCGGCCTACGCGGAGGCAGGCGTGGGGGATGGCTGTGGCTGCGGCTGCTGTGGTGATGGTTACGCTCTGA
- a CDS encoding VWA domain-containing protein, with translation MKARLEGMGDFRVVVVRNSVLAGALACMMAGQPALTQAQQDVPQQQTIPDGPKPQTIPDAPNPQGLPVGPVTPGAGTTPESNGDNSAARAQDGGVPSRLPESAAQKQDDGPPPEIPTGGQGPDAFTLRVQTNFVEVPFTVKDNKQRLVPGLTWRDVRVYENNLRQKLDLFTVDPFPLSVALVIDQSMTYDNMAKVNNSLSALQGAFTPYDEVSVFTYNNGPKMQTDFTGAQSARLEAVLERSKVTGREPIYYDTTGPLGQNININGGQDSHTDPNTNATHGTSILGIQNVPRDVHTLNDAILAAGTALSKTKTGRRRIIYVISDGREYGSTAKFSQVVKYLNTNKIAVYGTLVGDSSLPVIGFLDRIHLPLQMRDNILPAYANATGGNFDGEFRQKGIETSFAKIAEEVRTQYTVGYYTHEPFIDGKYRTLEVKVLRPNLTVIAKKGYYPTAADSRPTGVVSVK, from the coding sequence GTGAAGGCCCGGCTGGAAGGTATGGGGGATTTTCGCGTGGTCGTGGTGAGGAACAGTGTGTTGGCAGGGGCTTTGGCGTGCATGATGGCTGGACAGCCGGCGTTGACGCAGGCGCAGCAGGATGTGCCGCAACAGCAGACGATCCCTGATGGGCCAAAACCACAGACGATTCCCGATGCTCCGAACCCGCAGGGATTGCCGGTTGGGCCGGTGACGCCGGGTGCGGGGACGACGCCGGAGTCGAATGGCGATAACTCCGCGGCTCGTGCGCAGGATGGCGGAGTGCCGAGCAGGCTACCGGAGAGCGCGGCGCAGAAGCAGGACGATGGGCCTCCGCCTGAGATTCCTACCGGTGGGCAGGGGCCGGACGCGTTTACGCTGCGCGTGCAGACGAACTTTGTGGAAGTGCCGTTTACGGTAAAGGACAACAAGCAGCGGCTGGTGCCGGGGCTGACCTGGCGCGATGTGCGCGTGTATGAGAACAACCTGCGGCAGAAGCTGGATCTGTTTACGGTCGATCCGTTTCCTCTGTCGGTGGCGCTGGTGATCGACCAGAGCATGACGTACGACAATATGGCGAAGGTGAATAACTCGCTGTCTGCACTGCAGGGAGCGTTTACGCCGTATGACGAGGTCTCGGTGTTTACGTATAACAACGGGCCGAAGATGCAGACGGACTTTACCGGGGCGCAGAGTGCGCGTCTGGAGGCGGTGCTGGAGCGGTCGAAGGTGACGGGGCGTGAGCCGATCTACTACGACACGACGGGGCCGTTGGGACAGAACATCAATATCAATGGTGGGCAGGATAGCCACACTGATCCGAATACGAATGCTACGCATGGGACGAGTATTTTGGGAATTCAGAATGTTCCGCGGGATGTGCATACGCTGAACGATGCGATTCTGGCGGCGGGGACTGCTCTTTCGAAGACCAAGACTGGGCGGCGGCGGATTATCTACGTGATCAGCGACGGACGCGAGTATGGGAGCACGGCGAAGTTTTCGCAGGTGGTGAAGTACCTGAACACGAACAAAATTGCGGTGTATGGGACGCTGGTGGGTGATTCGTCGCTGCCGGTGATTGGATTCCTCGATCGAATCCACCTGCCGCTGCAGATGCGGGATAACATTCTGCCGGCGTATGCGAATGCTACGGGCGGGAACTTCGATGGCGAGTTCCGGCAGAAGGGTATCGAAACGAGCTTTGCGAAGATTGCGGAAGAGGTGCGGACGCAGTACACGGTCGGCTACTACACGCATGAACCGTTTATCGATGGCAAGTACCGGACCCTTGAGGTGAAGGTGCTGCGTCCGAACCTGACGGTGATCGCGAAGAAGGGCTACTATCCGACGGCGGCCGATTCGCGGCCTACGGGAGTTGTGTCGGTCAAGTAA
- a CDS encoding VWA domain-containing protein, translating to MRFFCLAAVALALAPALHAQEAPSPGGPPPASDAAAQPVDIGDTQTLKVNVNLVNVYFSVRDKSGFITNLHKDDCSILEDKAPQKTKNFTQEKNLPLTIGILLDTSGSQIHVLPLEQQSGAEFLKDVLTPKDEAFLISFDINVNLLSDYTNSPREIKRSLDSAEINTGAGTGSVTGNGTARGTLLFDAVYLAAHDKLRQEAGRKILVLLTDGGDQGSQETLKTATEAAQKANAIVYVILLSDRGFYGGGFGINLADTGERDMQKLATDTGGRVINVGNNGKKLEEAFNQIQDELRTQYLASFTPTNTKIDGTFRTLNITCQPGQKIQARKGYYAIADALGKDD from the coding sequence ATGCGCTTCTTCTGCCTCGCCGCCGTCGCCCTCGCTCTCGCCCCCGCCCTCCACGCGCAGGAGGCACCCTCCCCCGGCGGCCCGCCCCCCGCCAGCGACGCCGCCGCCCAGCCCGTCGACATCGGCGACACCCAGACCCTCAAAGTCAACGTCAACCTCGTCAACGTCTACTTCTCCGTCCGCGACAAGAGCGGCTTCATCACCAACCTCCACAAAGACGACTGCAGCATCCTCGAGGACAAGGCCCCGCAAAAAACCAAGAACTTCACCCAGGAGAAAAATCTCCCCCTCACCATCGGCATCCTCCTCGACACCAGCGGCAGCCAGATCCACGTCCTACCCCTCGAGCAGCAGTCCGGAGCCGAGTTCCTCAAAGACGTCCTCACCCCCAAAGACGAAGCCTTCCTCATCTCCTTCGACATAAACGTCAACCTCCTCTCCGACTACACCAACAGCCCCCGCGAAATAAAACGCTCCCTCGACTCCGCCGAAATAAACACAGGCGCCGGCACCGGCTCAGTCACCGGCAACGGCACCGCCCGAGGCACCCTCCTCTTCGACGCCGTCTACCTCGCCGCCCACGACAAGCTCCGCCAGGAGGCCGGCCGCAAGATCCTCGTCCTGCTCACCGACGGAGGCGACCAGGGCTCGCAGGAAACTCTAAAGACCGCCACCGAGGCCGCGCAAAAGGCCAACGCCATCGTCTACGTCATCCTCCTCTCCGATCGCGGCTTCTACGGCGGAGGCTTCGGCATCAACCTCGCCGACACCGGCGAACGCGATATGCAGAAGCTCGCCACCGACACCGGAGGCCGCGTCATCAACGTAGGCAACAACGGCAAAAAACTCGAAGAAGCCTTCAACCAGATCCAGGACGAGCTCCGCACCCAGTACCTCGCCAGCTTCACCCCCACCAACACCAAAATCGACGGCACCTTCCGCACCCTCAACATCACCTGCCAGCCCGGCCAGAAGATCCAGGCCCGCAAGGGCTACTACGCCATAGCCGACGCCCTCGGCAAAGACGACTAA